From Peromyscus eremicus unplaced genomic scaffold, PerEre_H2_v1 PerEre#2#unplaced_1692, whole genome shotgun sequence, one genomic window encodes:
- the Itgb7 gene encoding integrin beta-7 isoform X2 yields the protein MVDKSTVLVFLLVLCGGESESDTKITSSEEATEWGDTDLPRTGSCQPAPSCQKCILSHPSCAWCKQLNFTASGEAEARRCARREELLARGCPEQELEEPRGHQEVLQDKPLSQGDRGEGATQLAPQRIRVTLRPGEPQKFRVRFLRAAGYPVDLYYLMDLSYSMKDDLERVRQLGHALLVRLQEVTHSVRIGFGSFVDKTVLPFVSTVPSKLHHPCPSRLERCQPPFSFHHVLSLTGDAQAFEREVGRQNVSGNLDSPEGGFDAILQAALCQEQIGWRNVSRLLVFTSDDTFHTAGDGKLGGIFMPSDGRCHLDSNGVYVHSAEFDYPSVGQIAQALTAANIQPIFAVTSPTLPVYQELSQLIPKSAVGELSEDSSNVVQLIMDAYDSLSSTVTLEHSSLPPGVNISFESHCRGPEKREGEAGDRGQCSNIRVNQTVDFWVTLQATHCLPEPHLLRLWALGFSEELTVELHTLCDCNCSDAQPHAPHCSDGQGDLQCGICSCAPGRLGQLCECSEAELSSPDLESGCRAPDGTGPLCSGKGRCQCGRCSCSGQSSGRLCECDDASCERHEGILCGGFGHCQCGVCHCHANRTGRACECSESVDGCISPGGGLCSGHGHCKCNRCQCQDGYYGALCDQCLGCQSPCEQYRDCAECAAFGTGPLAANCSVACADVNVTLALVPNLDDGWCKERTLDNRLFFFLVENVAGEVILRVRPQEKGADHTRAIILGCIGGIVAVGLGLVLAYRLSVEIYDRREYSRFEKEKQQLNWKQDSNPLYKSAITTTINPRFQGTKAPGPSL from the exons ATGGTGGATAAATCAACTGTTCTCGTTTTCCTGCTGGTTCTGTGTGGAGGTGAGAGTGAGTCAGATACCAAGATCACATCTTCAGAAGAGGCCACAGAATGGGGGGATACTGACTTACCTCGGACGGgatcctgccagccagctccttcCTGCCAGAAGTGCATCCTCTCACACCCCAGCTGTGCCTGGTGCAAACAGCTG AACTTCACCGCCtccggggaggcagaggccaggcgCTGTGCGCGGCGAGAGGAGCTGCTGGCCCGCGGGTGCCCCGAGCAGGAACTGGAGGAGCCGCGCGGCCACCAGGAGGTGCTGCAGGACAAGCCGCTCAGCCAGGGAGACCGTGGCGAGGGGGCCACCCAGCTGGCCCCGCAGCGGATCCGGGTCACGCTGCGACCAG GGGAACCACAGAAATTCCGGGTCCGCTTTCTCCGAGCTGCCGGATACCCGGTGGACCTGTATTACCTTATGGACCTGAGCTACTCAATGAAGGATGACCTGGAACGCGTGCGCCAGCTCGGGCACGCCCTGCTGGTCCGGTTGCAGGAGGTCACCCATTCTGTGCGCATAG GTTTTGGCTCCTTCGTGGACAAAACAGTGCTGCCCTTTGTAAGCACGGTGCCCTCCAAGCTTCATCACCCATGTCCCAGCCGCCTGGAGCGCTGTCAGCCTCCCTTCAGCTTCCACCACGTGCTGTCCCTCACTGGAGACGCTCAAGCCTTTGAGAGAGAGGTGGGGCGCCAGAATGTCTCTGGCAACCTGGACTCCCCTGAAGGCGGCTTTGATGCCATTTTGCAGGCTGCCCTCTGCCAG GAGCAGATTGGCTGGAGAAATGTGTCCCGACTTCTGGTGTTCACTTCAGACGACACTTTCCACACAGCCGGGGATGGGAAACTGGGTGGCATTTTCATGCCTAGTGATGGGCGCTGCCATTTGGACAGCAATGGCGTCTATGTCCACAGTGCGGAGTTT GACTACCCCTCTGTGGGTCAAATAGCCCAAGCCCTCACTGCAGCGAACATCCAGCCTATATTTGCTGTCACCAGCCCAACACTGCCTGTTTATCAG GAGCTGAGCCAGCTGATTCCCAAGTCTGCTGTTGGGGAGTTGAGCGAAGACTCCAGCAATGTGGTGCAGCTCATCATGGATGCTTACGAT AGCCTGTCATCCACCGTGACTCTTGAACACTCCTCACTCCCTCCTGGAGTCAACATCTCTTTTGAATCTCACTGTAGGGGTCCTGAGAAGAGGGAGGGTGAGGCTGGGGACCGGGGACAGTGCAGTAACATCCGAGTCAACCAGACG GTAGACTTCTGGGTTACTCTTCAAGCCACTCACTGCCTCCCAGAGCCCCATCTCCTAAGGCTCTGGGCCCTCGGCTTCTCGGAAGAGTTGACTGTGGAGTTACACACTCTGTGTGACTGTAACTGTAGTGACGCCCAGCCCCACGCTCCTCACTGCAGCGATGGCCAGGGGGACCTTCAGTGCGGGATATGCAG CTGTGCCCCTGGCCGCCTTGGTCAGCTCTGTGAGTGCTCTGAGGCGGAACTGTCCTCCCCAGATCTGGAATCTGGCTGCCGGGCCCCCGATGGGACAGGGCCCctctgcagtgggaaggggcGATGCCAATGCGGACGGTGCAGCTGCAGCGGACAGAGCTCTGGGCGTTTGTGCGAGTGTGATGATGCCAGCTGTGAACGACACGAGGGCATCCTCTGCGGCG GCTTTGGACACTGCCAGTGTGGGGTGTGCCACTGTCACGCCAACCGCACGGGCAGAGCGTGTGAGTGCAGCGAGAGCGTGGACGGCTGCATCAGTCCTGGAGGAGGGCTCTGCAGTGGGCATGGACACTGTAAGTGCAACCGTTGCCAGTGCCAGGATGGTTACTACGGGGCCCTGTGTGACCAGTGTCTGGGCTGCCAGTCACCCTGTGAGCAGTACAG GGACTGTGCAGAGTGTGCGGCCTTTGGCACTGGTCCCCTGGCAGCCAACTGCAGCGTGGCCTGTGCCGATGTGAATGTGACCTTGGCCTTGGTCCCTAATTTGGATGATGGCTGGTGCAAAGAGAGGACACTGGACAACCGGCTGTTCTTCTTCCTGGTGGAGAATGTGGCTGGGGAAGTCATCCTGAGAGTGAGGCCCCAAGAGA AGGGAGCAGATCATACCCGTGCCATCATACTGGGCTGCATAGGTGGCATTGTGGCAGTGGGACTAGGGCTAGTCCTGGCTTATCGGCTCTCTGTGGAAATCTATGATCGCCGTGAGTATAGCCGCTTtgagaaggagaagcagcagctgaaCTGGAAGCAG GACAGCAACCCTCTCTACAAAAGTGCCATCACAACCACGATCAACCCCCGCTTCCAAGGGACAAAGGCTCCGGGTCCCTCTCTCTGA
- the Itgb7 gene encoding integrin beta-7 isoform X1: MRLLLGPQNFTASGEAEARRCARREELLARGCPEQELEEPRGHQEVLQDKPLSQGDRGEGATQLAPQRIRVTLRPGEPQKFRVRFLRAAGYPVDLYYLMDLSYSMKDDLERVRQLGHALLVRLQEVTHSVRIGFGSFVDKTVLPFVSTVPSKLHHPCPSRLERCQPPFSFHHVLSLTGDAQAFEREVGRQNVSGNLDSPEGGFDAILQAALCQEQIGWRNVSRLLVFTSDDTFHTAGDGKLGGIFMPSDGRCHLDSNGVYVHSAEFDYPSVGQIAQALTAANIQPIFAVTSPTLPVYQELSQLIPKSAVGELSEDSSNVVQLIMDAYDSLSSTVTLEHSSLPPGVNISFESHCRGPEKREGEAGDRGQCSNIRVNQTVDFWVTLQATHCLPEPHLLRLWALGFSEELTVELHTLCDCNCSDAQPHAPHCSDGQGDLQCGICSCAPGRLGQLCECSEAELSSPDLESGCRAPDGTGPLCSGKGRCQCGRCSCSGQSSGRLCECDDASCERHEGILCGGFGHCQCGVCHCHANRTGRACECSESVDGCISPGGGLCSGHGHCKCNRCQCQDGYYGALCDQCLGCQSPCEQYRDCAECAAFGTGPLAANCSVACADVNVTLALVPNLDDGWCKERTLDNRLFFFLVENVAGEVILRVRPQEKGADHTRAIILGCIGGIVAVGLGLVLAYRLSVEIYDRREYSRFEKEKQQLNWKQDSNPLYKSAITTTINPRFQGTKAPGPSL, from the exons ATGCGCCTCCTCCTGGGGCCACAGAACTTCACCGCCtccggggaggcagaggccaggcgCTGTGCGCGGCGAGAGGAGCTGCTGGCCCGCGGGTGCCCCGAGCAGGAACTGGAGGAGCCGCGCGGCCACCAGGAGGTGCTGCAGGACAAGCCGCTCAGCCAGGGAGACCGTGGCGAGGGGGCCACCCAGCTGGCCCCGCAGCGGATCCGGGTCACGCTGCGACCAG GGGAACCACAGAAATTCCGGGTCCGCTTTCTCCGAGCTGCCGGATACCCGGTGGACCTGTATTACCTTATGGACCTGAGCTACTCAATGAAGGATGACCTGGAACGCGTGCGCCAGCTCGGGCACGCCCTGCTGGTCCGGTTGCAGGAGGTCACCCATTCTGTGCGCATAG GTTTTGGCTCCTTCGTGGACAAAACAGTGCTGCCCTTTGTAAGCACGGTGCCCTCCAAGCTTCATCACCCATGTCCCAGCCGCCTGGAGCGCTGTCAGCCTCCCTTCAGCTTCCACCACGTGCTGTCCCTCACTGGAGACGCTCAAGCCTTTGAGAGAGAGGTGGGGCGCCAGAATGTCTCTGGCAACCTGGACTCCCCTGAAGGCGGCTTTGATGCCATTTTGCAGGCTGCCCTCTGCCAG GAGCAGATTGGCTGGAGAAATGTGTCCCGACTTCTGGTGTTCACTTCAGACGACACTTTCCACACAGCCGGGGATGGGAAACTGGGTGGCATTTTCATGCCTAGTGATGGGCGCTGCCATTTGGACAGCAATGGCGTCTATGTCCACAGTGCGGAGTTT GACTACCCCTCTGTGGGTCAAATAGCCCAAGCCCTCACTGCAGCGAACATCCAGCCTATATTTGCTGTCACCAGCCCAACACTGCCTGTTTATCAG GAGCTGAGCCAGCTGATTCCCAAGTCTGCTGTTGGGGAGTTGAGCGAAGACTCCAGCAATGTGGTGCAGCTCATCATGGATGCTTACGAT AGCCTGTCATCCACCGTGACTCTTGAACACTCCTCACTCCCTCCTGGAGTCAACATCTCTTTTGAATCTCACTGTAGGGGTCCTGAGAAGAGGGAGGGTGAGGCTGGGGACCGGGGACAGTGCAGTAACATCCGAGTCAACCAGACG GTAGACTTCTGGGTTACTCTTCAAGCCACTCACTGCCTCCCAGAGCCCCATCTCCTAAGGCTCTGGGCCCTCGGCTTCTCGGAAGAGTTGACTGTGGAGTTACACACTCTGTGTGACTGTAACTGTAGTGACGCCCAGCCCCACGCTCCTCACTGCAGCGATGGCCAGGGGGACCTTCAGTGCGGGATATGCAG CTGTGCCCCTGGCCGCCTTGGTCAGCTCTGTGAGTGCTCTGAGGCGGAACTGTCCTCCCCAGATCTGGAATCTGGCTGCCGGGCCCCCGATGGGACAGGGCCCctctgcagtgggaaggggcGATGCCAATGCGGACGGTGCAGCTGCAGCGGACAGAGCTCTGGGCGTTTGTGCGAGTGTGATGATGCCAGCTGTGAACGACACGAGGGCATCCTCTGCGGCG GCTTTGGACACTGCCAGTGTGGGGTGTGCCACTGTCACGCCAACCGCACGGGCAGAGCGTGTGAGTGCAGCGAGAGCGTGGACGGCTGCATCAGTCCTGGAGGAGGGCTCTGCAGTGGGCATGGACACTGTAAGTGCAACCGTTGCCAGTGCCAGGATGGTTACTACGGGGCCCTGTGTGACCAGTGTCTGGGCTGCCAGTCACCCTGTGAGCAGTACAG GGACTGTGCAGAGTGTGCGGCCTTTGGCACTGGTCCCCTGGCAGCCAACTGCAGCGTGGCCTGTGCCGATGTGAATGTGACCTTGGCCTTGGTCCCTAATTTGGATGATGGCTGGTGCAAAGAGAGGACACTGGACAACCGGCTGTTCTTCTTCCTGGTGGAGAATGTGGCTGGGGAAGTCATCCTGAGAGTGAGGCCCCAAGAGA AGGGAGCAGATCATACCCGTGCCATCATACTGGGCTGCATAGGTGGCATTGTGGCAGTGGGACTAGGGCTAGTCCTGGCTTATCGGCTCTCTGTGGAAATCTATGATCGCCGTGAGTATAGCCGCTTtgagaaggagaagcagcagctgaaCTGGAAGCAG GACAGCAACCCTCTCTACAAAAGTGCCATCACAACCACGATCAACCCCCGCTTCCAAGGGACAAAGGCTCCGGGTCCCTCTCTCTGA
- the Znf740 gene encoding zinc finger protein 740 isoform X2, whose protein sequence is MKEASLLACEGLAGVSLVPTAASKKMMLSQIASKQAENGERAGSPDVLRCSSQGHRKDSDKSRNRKDDDSFTEASHSKKTVKKVVVVEQNGSFQVKIPKNFICEHCFGAFRSSYHLKRHILIHTGEKPFECDVCDMRFIQKYHLERHKRVHSGEKPYQCERCHQCFSRTDRLLRHKRMCQGCQSKTSDGQFSL, encoded by the exons ATGAAGGAG GCAAGTCTTCTGGCTTGTGAAGGCCTAGCGGGTGTGAGTTTGGTTCCCACTGCAGCCAGCAAGAAGATGATGCTGAGCCAGATTGCCAGCAAGCAGGCCGAAAATGGCGAGCGGGCAGGTAGCCCTGATGTGCTGAGGTGCTCGAGTCAG GGCCACCGAAAAGACAGTGATAAATCCCGGAACCGCAAAGACGATGACAGCTTCACTGAGGCCTCTCATTCAAAAAAGACTGTTAAAAAG gtggtggtagtggaaCAAAATGGCTCTTTTCAAGTAAAGATTCCcaaaaattttatttgtgaacACTGCTTTGGAGCTTTTAGGAGCAGTTACCACCTCAAGAGGCACATCCTTATTCACACTG GTGAGAAACCATTTGAGTGTGATGTATGTGATATGCGTTTCATCCAGAAGTACCATCTTGAACGCCACAAGCGTGTACACAGTGGTGAAAAGCCTTACCAGTGTGAACGATGTCATCAG TGTTTTTCTCGGACAGACCGACTACTCAGACACAAACGGATGTGCCAAGGATGCCAGTCCAAGACATCTGATGGGCAGTTTTCTCTATAG
- the Znf740 gene encoding zinc finger protein 740 isoform X3, giving the protein MMLSQIASKQAENGERAGSPDVLRCSSQGHRKDSDKSRNRKDDDSFTEASHSKKTVKKVVVVEQNGSFQVKIPKNFICEHCFGAFRSSYHLKRHILIHTGEKPFECDVCDMRFIQKYHLERHKRVHSGEKPYQCERCHQCFSRTDRLLRHKRMCQGCQSKTSDGQFSL; this is encoded by the exons ATGATGCTGAGCCAGATTGCCAGCAAGCAGGCCGAAAATGGCGAGCGGGCAGGTAGCCCTGATGTGCTGAGGTGCTCGAGTCAG GGCCACCGAAAAGACAGTGATAAATCCCGGAACCGCAAAGACGATGACAGCTTCACTGAGGCCTCTCATTCAAAAAAGACTGTTAAAAAG gtggtggtagtggaaCAAAATGGCTCTTTTCAAGTAAAGATTCCcaaaaattttatttgtgaacACTGCTTTGGAGCTTTTAGGAGCAGTTACCACCTCAAGAGGCACATCCTTATTCACACTG GTGAGAAACCATTTGAGTGTGATGTATGTGATATGCGTTTCATCCAGAAGTACCATCTTGAACGCCACAAGCGTGTACACAGTGGTGAAAAGCCTTACCAGTGTGAACGATGTCATCAG TGTTTTTCTCGGACAGACCGACTACTCAGACACAAACGGATGTGCCAAGGATGCCAGTCCAAGACATCTGATGGGCAGTTTTCTCTATAG
- the Znf740 gene encoding zinc finger protein 740 isoform X1: MAQASLLACEGLAGVSLVPTAASKKMMLSQIASKQAENGERAGSPDVLRCSSQGHRKDSDKSRNRKDDDSFTEASHSKKTVKKVVVVEQNGSFQVKIPKNFICEHCFGAFRSSYHLKRHILIHTGEKPFECDVCDMRFIQKYHLERHKRVHSGEKPYQCERCHQCFSRTDRLLRHKRMCQGCQSKTSDGQFSL, translated from the exons ATGGCTCAG GCAAGTCTTCTGGCTTGTGAAGGCCTAGCGGGTGTGAGTTTGGTTCCCACTGCAGCCAGCAAGAAGATGATGCTGAGCCAGATTGCCAGCAAGCAGGCCGAAAATGGCGAGCGGGCAGGTAGCCCTGATGTGCTGAGGTGCTCGAGTCAG GGCCACCGAAAAGACAGTGATAAATCCCGGAACCGCAAAGACGATGACAGCTTCACTGAGGCCTCTCATTCAAAAAAGACTGTTAAAAAG gtggtggtagtggaaCAAAATGGCTCTTTTCAAGTAAAGATTCCcaaaaattttatttgtgaacACTGCTTTGGAGCTTTTAGGAGCAGTTACCACCTCAAGAGGCACATCCTTATTCACACTG GTGAGAAACCATTTGAGTGTGATGTATGTGATATGCGTTTCATCCAGAAGTACCATCTTGAACGCCACAAGCGTGTACACAGTGGTGAAAAGCCTTACCAGTGTGAACGATGTCATCAG TGTTTTTCTCGGACAGACCGACTACTCAGACACAAACGGATGTGCCAAGGATGCCAGTCCAAGACATCTGATGGGCAGTTTTCTCTATAG